The uncultured Cohaesibacter sp. region CCCTCCCTGCTGGGGTGCCTGAAGCAAGGGCCGAGGATAGCCATGTGCCGCTCGAGCCCATTGATTGCCCGGCCGAGGCCGCTGAAGGGCAGGACGTGGTCTGCTTCCTCTTTCATGTGCCGTCCGATTGGAATGATATAGCCAATCGCCCCATGGAATTGCCGGTCATGCGCTTTGCCCCGTTGGGACCGGAGGCGAGCAAGCCGCCGTTGCTCATATTGGCTGGCGGGCCGGGGCAATCGGTCATCACCCTTCAGAAGAAAATCGTCAAGAATCTCCAATATCTGCGAGAGGACCGTGAGATCATTCTCATGGATCAGCGCGGTACCGGTCCATTGGCCGAAGATATGCTGTGCCCCAAGGCGCTGGGCGAGGGAGAAGCCATCGATGTTGATGCTCTGGTCGCCTGCGTCAAAGCCGCAGATGCCGACGGAGTGCGGCTTTCCGATTATCGCACGGCCTTTGCTGTCGAGGATTATCGAGCCCTGCGCTATGCGCTCAGAATAGACAAATGGGCCATCATCGCCAGTTCCTATGGCGCGCGGGTGGCGCAAGGGCTGGTGCGTCGCGATAATGAGGGCATTGACCGTATTCTCTTCAACGGCCCGCTCTTTCTGGCGACCCGGCTATTTGACTGGAAGCCGGAAGGGAAAATAGACGACCTGATCGACGCCTGTAACGAAGATGATGCCTGCCGCAATGCATTCCCCGATCTCTATTGGGATTACCAGCGTCTTCCCTTTGCCATGCGCAAGGTGAAGCTGGCTGAAGATGCGGTCTATCCAGCAGAAGCTCAGCCCTATTTCTACCAGAACAGGCTCAACGCCCTTCTGGCGCGCAACAAGGCCGCGCTCGTCCCTGCCGATATTGCCGCCACAGTGACCAGCGTCGACAAGGCTCTGGCAGAGGACGCCATCTGGACGCCGCCTGATCCGTTGCCTCAATCCATGAAGCGCATCAGCCTGTTGATGCATTTCGCGGTTGCTTGCGCCGAAGAGATTGCACCGCTTGCCGAGCAGTCGGAGATCGATTTTCAGCAACCTCTGACCATGCGATTTTACCGCAAGGCCTGTGACCGCATCGCGGAGGTGACATCTCACACGGTAAAACTTGAAAAAGGGTGGGATAAGGCGAATAAGACGGCACGGCCAACGCTCATTCTGAACGGCGCGTTCGACACCATCGTTTATCCGGATGCTGTCGCAGACAGCTTGCCATTCTTCACCGACGCCTCATGGGTGACCTTGCCGTTTGGTGGCCATGATGTGCTCAGCGTCAATCCGTGCGCACGAACGCTGGCGGGCGCATTCCTTGCTGGCAACGCGCCTGAAAAACTGGATACCGCCTGCGCTCAGAATGCGGATCTCTCATTTCTGCTGACCCCGCAACAGGCCAGAAAATAGCGCCTTGCCTATTGGGCGCCTCATAAACGCTGGCAAGCTCCAACAACGCAAAATTATCGCATTTCAAATCCGGGTGGGAGCGGCAGCTCTTTTTCCTCTTCCGGTTCGGAAGGGGGCGTCATGATGGACAGCGCACCGGCATTGGCCCCGGCCAACAGATCCGGCGCCGTAATCGGCCCGATATCCTGCGACTGGGCATTGAGCGAGGACGAAAGCGCGTCGGCTTCCTTCTGTCGCGCCATGATGTCGCTGCCGCTTGCGGTGGCCTTGGTGGCAAACAGGCCGCGCTTGGCCTGTTTGGCTTCAAAGAATTCATCCTGATAATAGCCTTCTTCGGGCATGGCCCAACCAAGGCGCACGATATAGCTGGCCAGATCGGTCACATTGACCGGCGGCTCCCCTGCCTTGAACTGGTTGATGCCCGGCCCCAGATAGCAGGTTGCACTATCCGACCCCTCTTTGGCTTTCTCGTCATTGGTGGCCCCGTCTTCTCCGATCCAGTCACAGCGTACAGAGCGGGCGCGGATGAAGCGTTTGAGCGCCGTGGCACCCAGCTTGTCGCATTTGGCGGCCCTGCCGGCCATCCAGCATTCTTTATTGCTGTCGGAAGTCTGAAGATGGGCGAGATTGACATCCACCTCGCGATATTTGCTGACCATCAAGGTGAGCTTGGTGGGCGTTTGCACAGCAACCCGTCGGAAAATCTCCGGCAGAGGCTCCGGCTCCGGCTCGGGCGGAAGAGGCATACCCTGTTCGCGCTCGAGGGGAGCGGCCTGATAATAAGGGGACAGCGCAAAGCCCGGCGTCACATTGCGCTTGGGCGGTGCCACAAGCTTGCCAGCCTGCGGCCCCTGCAACAACACTTGCATGTTGGATGAGGCTTCATCGTCAGACTTGGCATCGAGGGGAAGGGCGGCCTGTTGCTGTCCGGTTTGGGTTCTTTTTGCTGTCTCGGACGCGCTTTGCTCGTCTGCCTTCTTGCGCTCTTGCGTTGAGAGATAGGCATCCTGCGGTGCGGAAGGGGAGCCCTGCCAATACCAGAAAAGATAGAAAACCAGTGCCGTCAGCGCAAAGGCTGAGCCGACCAGCATGATATTGCCCAGAAGCCTGTCCAGCCATGAACGCTCGGGAGCTGGTTGCCGGGCGGCATAATGATCGTCCGCCGGTGCGCCATTTGTTCGCCTTTTTCTGCCCATGACCCTGACTATACTCAATAAGCTGGTTTGCACTCGGCCTAACGCCGCGCCTGCCGAGGAGAGCCCCGAATGCAGACATGGGGAGAATATAACCTCAAATATAGAGAATTAAAGGCAGCAGTTCTGACAAGGGGGCTTTCCCTTGGCACTCTTCTTCAAACCTTACTGGGGATTATTGGCTGGCCCACAGGATTTTGGCCAAGCGTACCTTATTGTCGTCTGTCACGGGCAGTGCAAGTTGGGCTTGGCCCAGTGGGGCGAGATAGAATGCCCCATCGTGATCGGCAGAAATATCACCCACAATGATGCCGCTTTCGTGTTCTTCACGGCAGAAGAAGACCACGCGATCTCCCTCAACAATCGGACAACAAAGGCCCAGCAAAAGTGAGGTTCCTTCCTTATAGAAAGGCGTCAAGCGGTCTTCCTCAATCCTGAACAGGAAAACCCTTTCTGCTGGTGATAAAGCTCCCTTTGGTGAGGCTGTTTCTAGTTTTTCCCCTTGTTGCGGGGAGGGGCTATCAAAGGAGCCTATAAGGCCGATGTGATCACTGTCATCCGATCCGGATCGAGAGGAAGAGGGAACCGTATGATCCAGAGATGGGATATCTGCGGCGAGTGTTTGATCAAGGATGTCCTGATAGGACCAGACGACACATTGCCGCTCGCCAAGCAATTCAACGAAAAAGGTTTCTACGGAGACCTGTGTTGCATCCAGAATGCGGGCGATCGACTCTGTTGATGGCCAGCGGGGCCGCCCATTTGGCTGGAACCGCTTGGAGCGGTTGAATATGCTGGCATCCAACCCCGCCATACGAGCCAGGGAGGTGATAGATACCCCCTCCCTGGCCGCTAGCGCATCTATGGCTTGCCATAGGCGTTTGTGAGATAGCATTGGTGATTCTCAATAAACTCATATGAATATCTAAACCATAGAGGGAAAAATAATAAATACAATCAAAAGTTGTGTTTTGCACAAGGTATTCGGGCCTATTGTTGACAATCCCGCGTCCTAACAGACTGCCGTTAAGCCTTTTTCGCATAGCTGCGAGCGACGGAATTTTGCCACTTTCAACCTGGGCGGTCGGCTGCTATTAGAAATCCGATGAGTTCGCCGTCAGACATCTGCCAGCAATAAGGGGCGCGAGGCGGTTTCGAGCGGAGCGGACGACCTTTCGCGGAGCATGTTGCCCTATGGCAAAACGGATCTATAAACTGGTTACCAAAGACCAATGGAACGAGGCAAAGGCCAAGGGTGTCTTCGAAGGGGCGCCTGTCGACCTGGCCGATGGCTTCATTCATTTTTCGACCGCAGAGCAGGTGGAAGAGACAGCAAGAAAGCATTTCAAGGGCGTTGATGATCTTCTGCTGCTTGGTGTTTGCGTTGAGGAATTGGAGCACTGTGCCGGTCCAGTGACATGGGAACCATCGCGTGGTGGCGCCCTGTTCCCGCATCTTTATCACACTATGCCGCTAGAGGCCGTAAGCGAAGAGAGCGCCTTGCCTATGACGCGTGACGGATATCATCGCTTCCCGCAGTTGCAAGAAGAATAGAACAAGAGCAAACGACCATGTCCAATCCCTTTCTCGATACGCTGGCGCGCAAGGCCCTGTTCACCCTGAACCCCGAGCTGGCTCACAAGATAAGCATTCAGTTGCTCAAGACAGGGCTTGTGCGTGGCCCCAGATTGCCGGACGATCCGGCGCTGAAAATCAAGCTCTGGGATCTGGAATTTCCCAACCCGTTGGGGATGGCTGCAGGGTTTGACAAAAATGCCGAGGTACCTGATGCGACCTTGGCTCTTGGGTTTGGTGCAACGGAAATCGGCACCATCACGCCGCTCCCGCAAGGAGGAAATCCCAAGCCGCGTCTCTTTCGCCTTATCGAGGATGATGCGGTTATCAATCGTATGGGCTTCAATAACGAAGGGCATGCTGCAGCCCATGCGCGATTGGCCGCGCGCAAGGCCAAAAATGGGATCATCGGTGTGAATGTGGGCGCCAACAAGGACAGCAAGGATCGCATTCAGGACTATGTGAAGGGCATTGCCGCCTTCGCTGATCTGGCGTCTTTTTTCACGATCAATATTTCTTCGCCCAACACGCCGGGGTTGCGCGACTTGCAGGCACGGGATGCGCTGGACACTTTGCTGGCCCGCGTTCTGGAAGAACGCAACACCCAGACCAAATGGGTCGGTCGTTCGGTTCCGGTTCTGCTGAAGATCGCCCCGGATGTGGATGAATTCGGCCTTGATGATATTTGCGCGGTAGCTGTCGCCCGTGGCGTTGATGGCATGGTGGTCTCCAACACCACCCTTGATCGCCCCAATCATCTCGCCTGCCAGAAGCAACTGTCCGAAGCCGGTGGACTGTCCGGCAAGCCTCTGTTTGACAAGTCGACCATTGCTTTGGCCAAAACCCGCAAGCGCGTCGGGCCGACCATGCCTCTGGTGGGCGTTGGTGGCATCACGGACGCCATCTCGGCCATCGAGAAGATCCGGGCAGGTGCCAATCTTGTGCAATTCTACACCTCCATGGTTTATGGCGGTGTTTCCATGGTCAGCCTGATGGTGATGGAAATGTCGGCCATTCTTGCCGAACGCGGTGTTTCACATCTGGATCAAATCCGCGGCGAAAGCTGCGATGACTGGGCCAAGCATCCTTTGGCCTGAAGATTAGGGGAATAATCATGAGCACAACCATATGGCACAATCCGCGCTGTTCGAAATCACGCGAGACGCTGGCTCTCATCGAAGAAAAGGGCGAACAGCCAACCATTCGCAAATATCTCGAAGACGCGCCAAGCGTCGAGGAAATCCGTGACATTCTGGGGCTGCTGGGCATTGAACCGCGCGCGCTGATGCGCACCAAGGAAGCGCTCTACAAGGAGCTGGGGCTTGCCGATGTGGCCGATGACGACGCCTTGATCCAGGCGATGGCAGACAATCCCAAGCTG contains the following coding sequences:
- the arsC gene encoding arsenate reductase (glutaredoxin) (This arsenate reductase requires both glutathione and glutaredoxin to convert arsenate to arsenite, after which the efflux transporter formed by ArsA and ArsB can extrude the arsenite from the cell, providing resistance.) — its product is MSTTIWHNPRCSKSRETLALIEEKGEQPTIRKYLEDAPSVEEIRDILGLLGIEPRALMRTKEALYKELGLADVADDDALIQAMADNPKLIERPIVIKNGQARLGRPPESVLEIL
- a CDS encoding alpha/beta fold hydrolase, which produces MKTGCKRQRRLLLPVFLLAVSAMLAYVSGFALPAGVPEARAEDSHVPLEPIDCPAEAAEGQDVVCFLFHVPSDWNDIANRPMELPVMRFAPLGPEASKPPLLILAGGPGQSVITLQKKIVKNLQYLREDREIILMDQRGTGPLAEDMLCPKALGEGEAIDVDALVACVKAADADGVRLSDYRTAFAVEDYRALRYALRIDKWAIIASSYGARVAQGLVRRDNEGIDRILFNGPLFLATRLFDWKPEGKIDDLIDACNEDDACRNAFPDLYWDYQRLPFAMRKVKLAEDAVYPAEAQPYFYQNRLNALLARNKAALVPADIAATVTSVDKALAEDAIWTPPDPLPQSMKRISLLMHFAVACAEEIAPLAEQSEIDFQQPLTMRFYRKACDRIAEVTSHTVKLEKGWDKANKTARPTLILNGAFDTIVYPDAVADSLPFFTDASWVTLPFGGHDVLSVNPCARTLAGAFLAGNAPEKLDTACAQNADLSFLLTPQQARK
- a CDS encoding DUF952 domain-containing protein; protein product: MAKRIYKLVTKDQWNEAKAKGVFEGAPVDLADGFIHFSTAEQVEETARKHFKGVDDLLLLGVCVEELEHCAGPVTWEPSRGGALFPHLYHTMPLEAVSEESALPMTRDGYHRFPQLQEE
- a CDS encoding quinone-dependent dihydroorotate dehydrogenase produces the protein MSNPFLDTLARKALFTLNPELAHKISIQLLKTGLVRGPRLPDDPALKIKLWDLEFPNPLGMAAGFDKNAEVPDATLALGFGATEIGTITPLPQGGNPKPRLFRLIEDDAVINRMGFNNEGHAAAHARLAARKAKNGIIGVNVGANKDSKDRIQDYVKGIAAFADLASFFTINISSPNTPGLRDLQARDALDTLLARVLEERNTQTKWVGRSVPVLLKIAPDVDEFGLDDICAVAVARGVDGMVVSNTTLDRPNHLACQKQLSEAGGLSGKPLFDKSTIALAKTRKRVGPTMPLVGVGGITDAISAIEKIRAGANLVQFYTSMVYGGVSMVSLMVMEMSAILAERGVSHLDQIRGESCDDWAKHPLA